The genomic stretch AAGACAGAGAACTCTGGTGCATCTGGGAGTCAAGGGAGGCTGTGCATTGAGTCTGGCTAGTGTCAGCATGTCTAGCTCACTGCAACGCCCTCAGTAGGGTAGAGCCCATCCTGCCACCTCCAAACTGAGTGTACTCTTATCCCTCTTAGTCCTCCTCGTTTGGAAAATGAGCGTAAGAGCTTACCCTTCAGTGCTGCTgcaaaaaagatgaaatgaactATACTTGTGCCTTCTAAATAATtaactagaggggtgcctgggtgactcagtcggttaagcaaccaactcttgatttccgctcaggtcatgacctcacagttggtgagttgagcccagcatggggctctgcgctgacagtgggaagcctgcttggggatcCTCTGtacgtctctctgcccctctcccacttgtgttctcgctctttctcaaaaataaacttaaaaataataactagaaATAACGTGTGTCATAACAAAAACCTTTATGATTTAACAAGTCTGTGGCGTTTGGTAATTTGTAACTATGTGACTTACAAATATTCGATGTTAACGTAAACCTAAACAAATACGTAACCATATACGGAAGTAACACGCACAGCGATTGCCACGTCACAGGCGTTCTTTCAATGCATTACAAATAGCAGGTCATTGAATTCTCACATCAAACCtatgggggcggggagagactaTTAtacttcccattttacagatgacaaaatcgAGGCACGGAGGCACTCTAAAGGTTTTTAAACTAGTCAGCGGCCGAACCAGGATGCAATGGTGGTCCAATTAGTTCCCCCGCATGCTCCCTCCAAGCCTTTGCCCCCTCCTGCACTCTGTCAGGTCACCCTTCTGTCCAGCCCGGGGCTCAACACAACCTTTCTTTCCCTTGAGTTGCATCTCCGGTTCCTCCATAACGACCGCGTACAGATTCCGAGGACCGGAAGCGGAAGTCCGGCTATGGGGAAGGCTTCTTAAACCTTCCCCTACGAAACCAGACGCCGTGGTGCTCCAGTTCCGGTGCCAATTGGCCTGCCCGCCTCACTACTTCGTGTACCTAGACTGGAGAGGAACCCTGAGTGAGAGACTGGGGAAGGAGGCACACCAGTAGACGGGTGAGGAAGGGGCGGAGACCCCCTGAAGCTCCAGGAGGGACACCCAAGCAGGAAGGGGCAAGGGCACCCTCCCTTCACGAACTCCCTTTTCCGGGAGCAGACGAATTAGGGAAACGCTCCAAACATTGTCCACTTCGGGCCACATAAACGGCCTCTTTGTACCCTCCTATTGCCATCAGATTCTTGCACATGCTCACACGCCCCCAGGACCGCAAAGAAGACATTGTTATGAACGGAGGCGACAGTAGTGTTGCCCCTTTAAGTCCCGACACCTCGACTTTTCCCCGCCCACCACCTTCGTACAGGAGAGAGCCCCGCCCGTCCTGGAGCAACTGGAGCCTAGCGTCTCCCTCAGGAAAAACTTATGggtggagctgggggggggggtagtgacGCAAGACTGTCTCAATGAAATCCTCTGAGCCCTCTGAGGCTCCACCCATCCCTTCAGACCCTGCCGGGCTCCCTCCGGAGCTGCCTGGACAAGAACGCGCAGGCGCAACAGCATCGCTTGGGCCCCAGCGGAAACCACGCCCCTCCCCCAAGTCTTAAAGGGCCAGTAGCAGCTTCTATTGCTCTTGCCTTTCGGCACTTTTGGGGAGGCAGGGTGCGCAGGCGCAGTGGGGTGCTCTGAGGTGGGGGTAGCGGTCGCGTATCAAGTTGCTCTCTGTCCCGGCAGAAGAAACCAGGGCGCTGAGGAACCAGGTTCCAGCTTGCTCCCTCCTATATCAATTGAAGGAGAAAAGTTTGTGAATTGGGCCCCCAAGTTTTGGGGGACCCGGACTTGCGGCGTGGGGTGACAGACGAGGCTCGTTAGAGGTGAGTGGACCTTTCGGATCTGTTTGGGAGGGGCCGGTGGGATGGGACCGATCACACTTTGTTGAGCAGTCACTTATtccggggaccccccccccccaccaccacgcaagaaaaaaataactacagtGAACGTTTATTAAGCTCTGCCCGTGTATCAGGCCCCCAGCTTTGCTATGTACAGGCACGGTGCTAAGACCTCATTTCCCCATTTGAttaatgaggacactgaggctcaaagaagttaagTCATGTGCCCAAGTGCTCACAGCTTATAAAtggtgggattcgaacccagatAGCTGAACCCATTTTAAGTAAAGCATGTTGTATGTGCCCTGGTAGCGGGGGAGGAATGAGCCTGAAAAGCAGTTGGACTGTGGTTTTAACTTCCCGCTGAGCTTGAGTTTACCCACCCTCACTGTGAAAGGCCGGGTATGCTGTTGGTGCCTACTTAATAGGAGTTGTTGATAATTAACTGTTATCTTTTGGCGCTTCTGCCAGCTTCCCCCATGGAGCCCACCCAGCCGGCAGAGGACCTCAGTCTGACCCAACAGCTCCCCATCCCAGAATTTGGGGACCCTGAGGACCCCAGCGATGAGGCCCCCGATGGCTCAGACACTGTGGTGCTCAGTCTCTTCCCCTGCACTCTGGAGCCTGGGAATCCTGAACCGGATGCTGGCGCCTCCTCACCGCAGGGTAGGTAGGATGTTTCCCCTGGACTCCTGCCTCTGGGATGCAAGGACAATGGAATGTCAGGCTCAAGACAGGACCTCTGTCTTTATGTTCCATTACCCAGAATGTGTCTTCCCTCTCCACCCAGTGAGGAAttgctttatatgtatatatatgatggcTAGATTCCCCATAGCATAAAAGTTCCTATTTTAACCAGACTTGCATACAATTCAGTGGCggtaagtacattcacattgtgcgtaagccccccacccccactctctctgttgTTCCAGAGCATTTCCGTCACCCCAGAAGGAAACCCAGTCCCCATGAGGAATCattctccatccctcctcccctggcccctgTCAATCActaatctttctgtctctatggatttccctgttctggatatttcatataaatgaatcctacaacatgtggccttttgtgtctgccttctttcattcagcatgatgggtttttttcactgttttaagTTTGATTTATTAAGTTTgattattaagtaatctctacaccccatgtggggcttgaacacatgaccccgagaacaagagttgcatgcccctctgactgagccagccaggcgcccctcggcaTGATGGTTTGGAGGTTTGTCTGCATTTGCAGCATGTGTttgtgcttcattcctttttatgacccaataatattccattccagACCacatttcttttatccattcatccatcgatggacccTTGGGTTCTTCCTCTTTAGGCGATTGTGACTAGTGTTGCTGGTACATTTGTGTACCGGTGTTTGTCTGAACAGTTGATTTCAACTTTTGGGGGTAGATACCTAGGAGTGGATTGCTGGGTCAGATGGTGATTCTGTTAACCCTATTAAGGAtccaaggatttcttttttttttttttgagagagagagagagcatgagcagggaaggggcagattgagggagagagagaatcccaagcaggccctgtactctcagcgcaaagcctgatgtgggggtcaaactcacgaactatgagatcatgacttgagctgaaatagaccaactgagctacccaggtgcccctcaaggatTTCTTTTGACTGGAGTCCTTGAACACGTCTAATTCAGCCCCTCCTGGGGCCTTGGtccctgctgttccctctgtgtgGAACATTCTGCCTCTACCCAGGGCTGGTTTCTTCATCTGGCCAAACTCTCAGTTGGTATCACCTCCTCAGAGTGGCCCTCCCTGACCATCATGTCTGAAATGGACTCACCCCTggccctcccctctctccactctcttctacctccttctttttcttttgttttaaggatactcttttttttcttaagttgtttttatatattttttaatgtttttatttatttttgagacagagagagacagagcatgagcgggggaggggccgagagagagacacagaatccgaagcaggctccaggctcttagctgtcagcacagagcccgacgcggggctcgaactcacagactgtgagatcatgacctgagctgaagtcggacgcttaaccgacggagccgcccagacgccccattttcttaaatttcttttaacatttgtttattattgcgagacagagagacacagagcgtgagcaggggaagggcagagagagggggagacccagaatctgaattaggctccaggctctgagctgtcagcacagagcccgacgcagggctcaaactcacaaactgcgagatcgtgacctgagctaaagtcggtcgctcaaccaagtgagccacccaggtgcccctcttctaccTCCTTCTTATTTCTCCTGAATACTTagttctctccttctgtctgacTCCCCACTCTTGTCGATGtgccccttgagggcagggactatgtATCGTTTGCCCAGAACATCACCAGGTGTAGAGGAGAAAGGTGAACCCGGGTATCCAGGAGGGCAGAGTGAGTGAATGGTGGAGTGAGGCACTGTCTTTGGTAGCTCCAAACCCCGAGGGTCTGGTCTGAAGCCTCAGAGACATACTAGGAGCAAACTgaggcccttcctctctcttccaggaGGCAGCTCCCTGAAGCACTCCACAACCCTCACCAACCGGCAGCGGGGGAACGAGGTTTCGGCCCTGCCAGCCACCCTCGACTGTAAGTGGGCCTCCAGTCCCTAAGGCGGGGAGAGGTAACAGGTGCTAGTAGGTAGCAGGGGCCGGGAGGAGCAACTTTGGAtggggtaaactgaggcatggagcAGGGATGGGACAGGTGAggactctgcctctctctggcccctAGCCCTGTCCATCCACCAGCTCGCGGCCCAGGGGGAGCTGAGCCAGCTGAAGGAACATCTGAGGAAAGGTGTGTGTCCACACGAGTACTGTGGTGTGTCCGAATGTGTCTGACCACACGTGCTGGTGTGTGCACGTGGGTATTGAAATGACCTGAGTCTCCACAAGTGTGCCTGTGTCCACCCGTGTGCTCCCCCTCATGTCTGACCCCAGCCACCCGCCCTGTCCCTGCTCCCACAGCACtggggagagtgggcaggggTGCATCCCAGTGGTACCACCCCCCTCCTGCCAGGCGACAACCTCATCAACAAGCCGGACGAGCATGGCTTCACCCCCCTCATCTGGGCCTCCGCCTTTGGAGAAATCGAGACTGTCCGCTTCTTGCTCGAGTGGGTGCGTCCCAGCCCAGCTGAGGGCTTCCCAGGAACTTGAGGGTGGGCTGGGGTCTCGTCTGAGTCTGCTGGTGCCATGTCTATGAGAAGGGGCTGCCATGGGTACCCCAGGATTCCAGGGGATGCCCCCACCCATCCCATCACCACTGTCTCTATTCCCCCTACCACAGGGTGCTGACCCCCACATCCTGGCCAAGGAACGGGAAAGCGCCCTGTCCCTGGCCAGCATGGGCGGCTACACAGACATTGTAGGGCTGCTACTTGAGCGTGACGTGGACATCAACATCTACGACTGGGTGAGGCACCACCCACTGGCCCTGGGCACCTTGCAGGGTACCAGGCCTGCTGTGGGTGCTGAGAACACAAGAcagccttctctgagccttacAGAGCTCCTAGTTTGCGGGGAGGGCAGCCGACACAGAAACAGCTGAAATGTAGTGAATAGCACTGTAACAGCAGACACACAGGCAGCCGCAAGAGCCCGGAAAGCGGCCTCCAGAGTCCAGGGAAGTCGAGGAGGGTTTCCTGGAAGAAGGGGTATCTAAGCTAAGACCCAAAGGGGGAACGAGGCCAGGTGTTGAGCAGGAGGAAGAACCACATTAAATTGGAGGGCTGGGGGTGTTGTGAGAATTTGGAAAAGACAGAATGTCGGTCGCCCTTGCCCCTGCCTTTGACAGAATGGAGGGACGCCACTGCTGTACGCCGTGCGTGGGAACCACGTGAAGTGCGTAGAAGCCTTGTTGGGTAAGTGGGAGTAGCAGCTGGCCCTGGGGGCCTCAGAGCCCCAGCTGGCCCCACAGGAACCCTGAGGGCCAGGGAGGGGTCCAAACTCTGCTCGAACAGCTCTTGGGATGAATGGTCACTACCTGAGTTTCCCAGAGGATTGATCTGGGGACAGGAGATGGTAGGATAGTACAGGGGTCTGGCTCACCGGGTTGAACACCCACACCCTTCATGCCTCAGGGACCCTGGAGGTGGGGATTCTATTGGCCACATTCTTCAGAGAGCTCGGGTTCTCATCCAAGCCTGTAAGGGCAACCAGCAGACCTGTGGCTATACCATGAGGGATCACTGGATCTCCCAAGTCTCCATGCCCCATTCTGGGCTCCCAGCCCCGCTGCCTCTCCAGTAACACCTGCTTTGCTCTGCAGCCCGAGGAGCCGATCTCACCACTGAGGCTGACTCCGGCTATACCCCAATGGACCTTGCCGTGGCCCTGGGATATCGGAAAGGTCAGCCTGAGACACATAGGGCAGTGACAGTGTGCCATAAGCAGGTGACCACAGAGGGGTACACAGGACATCCCTCTCAGATGTCACATGCTAGCGTTGAGAGTGTTCACATTAGCAAACACGTAGTGCCACTGTGTACTCATCTGGGCATGTGCGGGAGGCTGACGTGTGTCAGTGACTGGGTTCAGGATGAGATATACACAGGCACTGGGAGGCCCAAAAGGAGGGAGGATGGGATTCAGGCTGGAGGAACCAGGCTGGAGGATGGGATCCTTGCAGAGGCCTTCCAGGATAAGGATGCCAAGAAGGAGGGGCCGGGCCACAGAGGGTCACTGAAGCCAGCCCTCTCCATGGCAGGAGGTGGGTGTGAGTAGGGACCATCGGCTGACCCCAGTTTGTTCCCCACTTCCCCCTTCAGCTTCcccatccacaaaatggggaGATCCTAATAGAACTGACCCCTTGGGGTCATGGAGAGATTGAGAGCCTGGGagatttctcctccttccttcaagTTTTATTCCATTTGGGACAGAAGTCATTCCTCACAGCCCCTCTTATCCTTTCATAAAAGTCACCAGTCGAGAATTTTGtttggtaaagattttttttttcttttttttactctaaaaagCCTCCAAAAATGCATTTTTACAGACTTAGGGGAAATTGAGTTTCCTGGCGTGGGGGCCTCCGTCTTCTCAGCTGCACTCTGGGAAGGGTGTGGATTTCCCCGCATATGAATTAGGTCCTCCGTTTGTGTCCCAGGACTTGGAGATCCCCGTTCGTTCCCTGAGAGGCGGGTGCAGTTCTCATGCTGGGACACCCCGGCTCATCCCCCAAAAGAGGTGTACAAATGGCCTCTGTCTCTGCAGCCTGCATTCGATTCATGGCCCaccttttccctttcctgtttccAGTGCAACAGGTGATCGAGAACCACatcctcaaactcttccagagCAACCTGGTGCCCGCAGATCCTGAGTGAAGGCTGCCTGCTGGGGACTCAGATACTCAGGGAACAAAACAGTTGACGCAGAGCTGGGGGAACCCAGAACTGGCTTCAAAGGCAGCTCCTGGACAGACAGTGGGAGGGGATCCTTCCCAAGAGGAACCAATAAACCTTCTGTGCATAACCTCAAGGACTTCACTGTGCTTCCccaagggcttcctggaggagttAGTTAGTACCCAGTGGCCTCACGCCCTCTCCCCCAGCACGCGCAGGTGGTAGATGACAATTCGGCCAAAAAAGTCAGCGGCgtcctcaaatgtcaccttcagCCGGTCCGCCTCGGCAACTGGCACAGGGAAGGTGTGAGCATAGGCAGTCAAGGGAAATAGGTAGTTCATCATTGCCCATCTGGCAGCCCCAGCTTAGACACCACCAGTGTGCTGGGTGACGGGCCACACTGTGAGCCCTTCTGAGGCTCTCACACAGAACCGGTTACCACcagctcattttacagatggaacaATGGAGGTCCAGAGcccacttgctcaaggtcacataccAGGGCCCACGGTTTTCAGAGGCACAGAccgccacccccgcccctccccagagGCCCAGGAAGGATATCTGAAGTGAGTTGTTGTCCTCAGGGTAGAAGTCCACAATCTTGCTAAGAGCCTCATTCCCCTGGGAACCTGCAACAGAGAAAGGGGCAGGTTGTGAGGCTGGGGTGCCCTCTCCAAACCCCCACCTTCCAGAGCCCTCCAGTACCTTCCAGGTGACCCCGGCGACTGGAGAAACCCCCCTGGAACTGGATCTGCAGCTGGGAGACACGGATGCGCTGAGGGAACTCTAGTATCACCCACTGGGAGGGGCCCTGGAgacagacggggaaactgaggctcacaatCTGTCCAggctcagacagagcctgctaTGTGTCTTATTCCCACAGTCGATGGGGGGAGAGGTGGTGTGAGGGGCAGTTGGCACACGTTCCCTCCGTGACCAACTCTACTGTGCCCAGCTGGAGTGCTCCCTAGTTCTCAAGGCACCCCGGACTCCTGAATCTGATTCACAGGGATGGGTGGAGGGTCCAGGGAGAGGTGCCTCACCTGGTCCGAGTTCCAGCACGTTTCCTCATTCTGATCGAACAGATGCTTCTTTCCAAACTGCCGAGTGTTGCGATTAAGCACTGAACTCACTCTGGAGGCACCAGAATAAGAGCGAAAAGACTGGCTAAACCCAGCGCCGAGGTCCCGCCCACCGGTGGGCCCGCCCCCTCCTCGCTTCCAGCTAACCCCGGCACCCCCAGCTCGGTTAACCCCAGGCTCAAGGGCCACGCCCGCCACTGCCCGTCCCCAGGGTCTCACCTGCTCACTGTCTCTGGACAAACCAAAGAGTGGGTCATCTCGGCTCCACAAAGCCTCGCAGGGCTCAGCCGGTGTAGCCGGTGTGCGTATTCCGACGCCAACGCAGCCACAGCCGTTCGACCTTGACCACGCCTCAGAGTCTACAAAGGTTTCAAAGAAACTGCAGTGACCCGCGGCTAGATTCTCACAGCAGGTTCAAGTAAGGGAAACAGGTTTCCCGTGGGTTTCCGGGGGTCGCTCGGACTCCGAGCTTCAGTCTCTGCGAACAGCGCCGAGAACCAGAGCAGGACCCGGAACCACGAGGACACCGCGCAAGCGCACTGTGactcagccctgcccctcccgtgctctcaGGGCAGGCGGCAATTTGAACCCCGCCCCTCCGTGCCCGCCTCTTAAAGGGCCTTCATCCAGTGCTGAGTTTTCTTTTGGAGCTGGAGGAAAAAGGGAGGCACCTGAAAGAATTGTTTGCCAAGTTGTGTGCGGGGCGCCGTCTTCTGGTGCCTGAGGGTATAGAGCAGGGTATAGGGTATAGGAAGTCTGAGAGACTTCCTATAACGATATCTCCCTACCTGGGGAAGTCAGCCAAAACTCATTCCGTAACTGCTAATGCTGCCGAGCGCTTCATTGCCTCCCAGGGACCAAAGGAAGAGTTGAGAAAGAGGCCACGATGAGCGAGTCTTCGTCAGCCTCGTGTACCCCAGCTGCAACACAAGAGGCTTAGCCTCCAAATCTTTCTTCCTAGTAAATGCTGCCTGGGacaggcttcatggaggaggggGCGTGGGAagtgggttttgaaggatgaactGGGGGGAAGAAGGGGGTTGGCCAAACCAGATTGCACAAAGGCTAAAGATTTGGTTCACTGATTCACTAAACAAGAATTCACTCCCTGctgcccagccctgtgctgggtggtGCTGGGGACTGTGAGAAGCCTCAGCGAGAAGCCTCCTCCATACCTGAGGAGCCCTCAATTTTGGTAAGAcagagctacacacacacacacacacacacacacacacacacacacacagatccatGCAGTCAGGGCTGAGCCAGACATAGGGCTGGGAGACCAGAGGCTCTACCTGGAGGAAGGGCTTCCTGGGATAGGGGATCTTGTGTCTGTACCTTAGTGGGTGGGCAGGAATTCATCAGGGTAAGAAAAATGGGGGGAGATTTGTCCGGCAGGGAAAACAGCATAAGTAAAGGCCTGGTTGGGTGAAAGACCAtgaatctgaataaaatatgtgGAGCAAAACCCTGCTGAGCCTGAAGGTGTTTGAGAAAGGGCAAGACACCATCCCATCTGCATGAATGGAGGGTTCTGAGACAAACAGCTACTGGCAGAAGGCTGCAGGTTCCTGGCTTTAGCTGAATGGTCTAGAATCCAGCCCCTTTCTTCAAGGGCTAGGGGAATGGTTCTCCTGGCATCCTGCTAGCATCTTCCCAAGCCCACTCCagtaagggggtgggggtgggctggctGGGAAACTGGGACACCACCGGAAGGGCTGCCCCATCAGCCCCTGCCTGCCAGGACTTCCTGCATTCAGTCATGGCCTGGTGCCATCTAGACCTGGCTCTGCTGGTCTCAGTGCTGGGGCCAGGACTGCGGATGGCAGAAAAGACCTCTTTACCCCCAGAGGAAGGTGGGAAAAGCATGGACCCTGGAGGGTCCAGATCCAGTTTAAATCCTGGCTGGGTCACTCACTTACTGGCCATATGATCTTGGACAAGCACGttgacctttctgggcctcaattccttcatctgtgaaatggagggaATTCTGTTTATAAGACTGCTGGAGAATTTGGTGGGCTCTTTGGGCGGACACATAACAACAGTGGCTGACCTTTGTTGAGAGCCCACCTTGTGTTTGACTTGAAACCACATTTTGCTGGTTGTTCATCCACTGGTTTGTTGAACTTGCTGTGCTGGTCCATGTCActtccattttatagctgaggataTATATACCCAATGTCCCCCAGGGAGGATATTCATGGCcttagccaccccccccccccaccaccagcgCCACTCCTGGTCTTGGCATGGAGCCACCTTGCCCACTGGTATGAGGCCAGCTCAATACCCTCTTCCCGCCTCCTCACCCCACTGGCGCCTGGGCATGAAAGAGCCTCCTGTTTCTCCAGGGAATTAGCAGCTCTAAGCTCCCAGCAGGGCAGCCAAAAGTGGTCCATTCATTTGCCTGAGTGAGGAAAGACCAggcactccctcccccccccccccacctcacccagaGGATGGAGCAGAGGAAGCTCTGGAAGAGCCAGGAGCTGCAACCCTTGTTCactgagggaaactgaggcacagaaaagcaAAATCATTTGGCTAAGTTCATCCAGGGGGAGAAGGATTCAAATCCCAATCTGACTCTGGCGTTCTCTCCACGGGCTGAGTTTTGCATTTGTCAAAAGAGGCaatagaggctcagagagagtcAGGTATTTgctgaagtcacacagcaagtatgGGTCAGCAGGGACCCTCCCTGGGGATGCAGCCCCATCCATGGCAAAACCCAGATCCCATTTCTCCTGTGTTTGTTATGCTGGAGCAGGGCAGGGAAAGGTCTTCAGATAGCTTCAAGCCTTGGTTCCCTCTGGGGGATCAGTGTAATGATTGCCTCAAGGCTCCAGCCTGGAGAGTATGTGGGGGTGGATGTGACAGTTCCGTGACTCGCAGCCCCCAGTGGGGCAGGTCCAGGCCTGATTTTTCTGCCAGGGTCTGCCTGGGTTCAACAGGGCCCACCTCAGAGGAGATGGATGCCAGCTGGACTTGTCAGTCCTGGGACGGTGCAAACCTGGGAGCCTGGGCAAGTGGAGGTAACAGTAGAAGCAGGGGTGGTGGCGGTGGCCAGGCATCCTGGAGGTGATCTCAtcaggggacccccccccccagggccacTACAGGGGGAGTGATGAATGGTGAGCATGAGTGGCTGTGTTGTGAGGTTGGACCCAGGAGGACTATATGTCTCCGTGTTGGTGCCCGTGTGCCTAGCGATCATAGTTGGGTGCTAGCTGCCTGTAGATGTGCCCACAGCTGTAAACATGGTTGAGTGTGAACAATGTGGGGCACATGTGGGCTTGTTTGTGACTGCCAGAAAGGCTAGGGTACTGCAGGGCATGTATTCGACCATGAAGGGACTAGAGGTGCGGTTTGAATCACAGCTGCGAGTTTGGTTGTGCAAGAGGCATGACGTGTGTGCAGCCACGTGAGGTCGTATGTGGTCTGTGTGACTTACGTGTGGCCTTGTCTCATGTGGTTGTATATAAACCACCTGTGCGCTCACTGTGGGCCTGGGATGTGACTGTGGGTTAGTGGTTTGTTGGGGTCATCGTGTG from Prionailurus viverrinus isolate Anna chromosome A2, UM_Priviv_1.0, whole genome shotgun sequence encodes the following:
- the RFXANK gene encoding DNA-binding protein RFXANK, which encodes MEPTQPAEDLSLTQQLPIPEFGDPEDPSDEAPDGSDTVVLSLFPCTLEPGNPEPDAGASSPQGGSSLKHSTTLTNRQRGNEVSALPATLDSLSIHQLAAQGELSQLKEHLRKGDNLINKPDEHGFTPLIWASAFGEIETVRFLLEWGADPHILAKERESALSLASMGGYTDIVGLLLERDVDINIYDWNGGTPLLYAVRGNHVKCVEALLARGADLTTEADSGYTPMDLAVALGYRKVQQVIENHILKLFQSNLVPADPE
- the NR2C2AP gene encoding nuclear receptor 2C2-associated protein, which gives rise to MTHSLVCPETVSRVSSVLNRNTRQFGKKHLFDQNEETCWNSDQGPSQWVILEFPQRIRVSQLQIQFQGGFSSRRGHLEGSQGNEALSKIVDFYPEDNNSLQTFPVPVAEADRLKVTFEDAADFFGRIVIYHLRVLGERA